The DNA sequence GAATACCGTTCAGCGGCAGTATTGTCAGTGTGTGGACCTTTATACCTCCTCGTCACCACAGTTTGTCTTTTGATAGACTCTGACAGTGGAAacaaatttttattttattggtaaataaatgttgttctgTTTAAAACTCCTTCTTccagttttttcttcttcttttactcaCGATGATATTCAACTATGTTATTCCCCTCATTAACTGGCGATATAGGGACATAACATTTGGCTTTAATTAGTTGCGTCTGATTTTGTGAATGATGAGGTTTTTCCACCAGGTGCATTTCTAGCAATGTTGAAacggtgaaaaaacaaataatgtgtgtgtgtagcggGCACATGTGCGTGACCCGTGGAACGATCGAAAAGCAAAGTTTTGAGCGCAGCATTCGTTTTTCTCTGTCCTCGACTCAGAGCTGCCATTTCAATCTGTCACTAACTTAACCATCTGATTGCACCATGAGGTGCTAATAAGCTGATAAAACAGGTGATCTGCAGTATGTGTATGTAAAAGTAACCACTGGCAACCTGACAGCTTCAGTCTCACCTCTGCAATTTTATCCTGcactctgtgttgttgtgttttgaacaCATACCTATGACTGCAATTGCGCGTGAGTATGTAATTATTGCGGTAACTCCTCTGTCTCGCAACTCCACCTGTCCAGCAGTGCTGCGATGTGCCGGACCCAAAACGGAGCTGGTGGGAGTTGCCGGACGACGGAGCAAAACtgcaccgttttttttttttttctttctttaacgttaaatcagaaaacaaggaaaacatGCATAATTACAACTTTGCAAATATTCGGtgttaatgtatttaatttgttttcattgcatCATTTTTTCGGGTATGTCTGGGCAACTTGAAGCACTGAGTTAAGGTAAGGGGACATTTGTGATCttaattaaacatatttatttatatttttaaatgacatgcTTAACAAAGAATGCAATCAGGTCCTGACTTCATGAGAGATATGAGATATGAGTTTGCACGGAGCAAGGTGTTCTTTTGGTTACTGATGGTTATGGTGGTTAAgttgtaatacattttcaacatattGAACGTACCCTCCTCCAGCGACTGATTTTCTGTCCTTTACTCACCCTCAACTCGTCCCTACCTCGTCTAGACTCTGGTCTCATATTCATTTCACTACCCTGTGACCATTAGGCAGCCAAAGGGGGGGTTACACCTGCACAcaatcttcctctctgtctcctttcctCACACACAGAAGCAGCTCCGGCAGGGCGGTAAGTAATGGGCTATTCCCCAGCATAGCGGTTGTCTGATTGCGCATTGGTCCTTCGCTGACATGCACGGACCTCCTGTCGAGAACTTACGAACACCCACACCCGCAGACTTACGCCATCTCTTATTTTGGTTCACCCTAGTCTTGTTCATACCCACCCCCCGCCTCGATGGGCAAAtattctctctctgcagaaacacacacacacacacatacgctaTGCTGTGCACACGTTGTGTCCTTTTACCATTcatcccttaaaaaaaaaaaaaaaaacaagtcacacaCTCCCTTTTCCTCATTTGAACAGCAGTGACATAGTcttgctgtcacacacacgaGGGGACCAACACAGACCCCCCACCCGGACCTACACCAGTATGCAACATGCAAATGCTTTTAAGAGAGGCTCAGCGAAGGGATGCGAGCGTCTGCCTGCGccggtgtgtgtctgtatgcataCTTAGCCGGTCTCCCAGGTGTCATGTTTTGTCGTTTTTCTgggtattttatttttgtagatttaatgctttgttttttgtgccagCACACAGCAGACCGAGTTAGACAAGACAGGACAGGGGGGAAATTTAACCAAGCCTGAAGAGCCTCGAGACGGTGCCGACATTAATTAATTACTCGTGGAcgtcatcacaaacacatggaTTTTTCACGATATACTTAACTTTACCGTTCGGCACCCGAGAGCCATGGACAAgtcatcatttttcatgtttggttCAGTGCATGACTCTTACTTTGAAACTCTGAAACGGTGCTCGCGTGTGAGATCTGTGACAGACAACAAAACTATTACTTTTAATAACAAGCAAAGTATTTTAAAATACTAATGATAACAATATGAATGCAGTAGAGAACTTGCTGTGCCCACCTTTATAATGACTTCAATCAGGAAAACACGTCAATTAGtttgtaataaagaaataaataaaataaaatctatgCTGCTGCTCTCAAATTGTAATTGGTTTCTGATCATACAAATGGTTGTTCTGAAGTTTACTTGCCAAATAAAGTTCATATTTTACTCATCTTTGACTGTAAATGATCGCAGGCTGTAACTAAACCCCGCCCACCCAAAAAAAGTACTGTGGCTTTTTCTGTGATTGTATGATGGCAAGaatgaatatttcagttttttaccCCCACTtcgctctttctctcattttactttttcaaacaGATGAAAGATTCTgagagaaagataaaaacacatggAGGAGTGCTGGTGAATGAgggaggagacaagaggagaacGAAAGCGAGATGTCAGCAGACTAATGATGAGTCGATAAGACCGAGAGGAagagacaagacagaaagaggacgagatagagaaagagagacacacagaatgCGCAAGACATGGTCGGGggagaaacaaacaggacagaaacagaggatgAGACTCGTGCAAGCGAAAGACAGAAAGataagcagagagagagagtttacaTCTGAGCGAGGCTCTCTGCATTAGCCTCCATTAGGAGTGCCCTGGTTGGTCTAATTGctgcaaaatagaaaaaaaaaagatttgaattATCATCTTGATGAGACACAGATGATGCGCCATTAATAACTGGATTCCCCGCATTCATTTCCACATATCTCCGAAGATCTCATTAAATCCGACACATCTCCTCCCACTCAGTTACCTCACATCAACCCCTCGCCTAAAAGCAAGTGACTTTTGCTTAAACTTTGATAAAAACGACAGGTCGctcagtttctttaaaaaagggttgtttttttttatatttcagagtTATAAAACAGTCTGCATGCTGCAACAAAGTCTTGCCTCATAGTCAGTCCTCACGGAACTTGGTGTTGGTGCGCGGCTTGAGCTGCCGCGACAAAAATATCCTTTATTTGTGCCCAAAAACATGGCATGAAGTTATCCTGAGGTCTCTATAAAAGTATCCAGTGGTGTTAAAAAACTGTGGTCCCTCATCAAAAGTATCCAGTGGATTTTAGAATTTATACATGTTGAAACAGTCTCTGGGCCCTCTTTGATCGATCTGTAGCGAATGGTCTCAATTGCCGGGTGGAAGTGCAGTTCGGGTGTGTCTGCTTAAATGTGCCACAGTATTTACCTCATTGACTGTTTATGAAGATGTTTGAAATtcctgaaagcagcctctctccCCATAAAATCTGAATGCACTCGCGCTGTCCTACTATCTGCATAATGTGCTCTTTAACTAGCATAGTTAGCAGCCTTCTTGCCTGTAACTGTTCCCTCCACCTCCGGATATaacagtcaggtcataaacatcTAATATAAACACGacatgacactttttttttagatacaTCAGTATGATACACAGGCTTCGGACATGTATCAGTGCTTTGAGAAACATCAACTGCCCAGACCTCATCAATGCAACTGGGCTGGTATACCGTGACAACCAAACCCAGAGagtaaaaagtgaaatgagaaaCCAGAAATGTGCCATCCTCTACAACGACGGGGGAAatggagaaaagacagagaacacATAATGTGACTACCTACcctgtaaaaatgtacaaaaacttTGCTTTCCATCCACTGATAATCTCCTTTCAAGCTCATTTCAAGCGGATAACACCCCTCCATCATTACATGTAATCATCAGCCTATCATGTAAGCAGGGTTGGGAgagttactttaaaaatgtattccgatacagttactaattacctgttaaaaaatgtaatcagtaaTGTAATCCAAGTAccacaatattaaagtaatgtaacttgattactttacattacttttggattacctcaATACAAAAGcaataaagacaagaaaaaagaaatatcaataacATGATCTTTAATTCTGTTATTCAACAGaacaatgtgacaaaaatgtgaataagaAAAACTTAAGAGACATACAAAGAAAGTGCACTACATATAATTTGAACACAGTTtacaaagcaaaaagaaaatctgcgTCTTTACAAGGCAAACTGGAAACTGCTTTTTAGTAACATTGTTTAAGAGGAACCTCACTAACCAATCCAGTGTCCACcaactgaattttcattatacaaaaagaacaaagaacagaTGAAAGAAAGTTAAGCCATAAAGCAAATTCAGGCAGTAGACTTACAGATTCCAAATTAAAATATGGGCCTACAGAAGAGTATACTTTacaaagcagaaataaaatctgCTCCTTTTACAAGAAACAGAACATgatattttaaactttaatacATGGATTAAGAGCACTTAAGGTATTTTTGAACAAACCAGGTGTCTTCCTGCTGAACTGTCAAAATGCCTATGTCTATTGAGTCTTGTTAGCTACAGAATACTGTCAtttacaaaacatacaaacataaaatatgCTCCTTTACAAAGTAAAGAGAAAATGCTCAATTTTGGTGCATGTGTTAAGAacattcattgtattttttcttttaacaaatCAGGTGTCCACCCACAgattaacaataaatataaaaccaTGAATCAAATTCAGGGAGAAAATTCTAAAATAAGGCACAGTCCTACAATTTACGATCATAGAGCAAAAGGAACATTTGCTGCCTTCAAAATAGCAGTTAAGTTAGTAGGCACCATTTGGAAACCCACAGAGCAGATACTTTAAATGTGCATCCTCACAGTCGgtcaacattcagtcaaaaTATAGCTTTGGGTAGAACTTTCTGTTGTAGCGAAGGAGGAGGACTTGCTCCATGTGATCATCTGACATTCTGTTACGAGAGGAAGTCAGTACATTTCCTCCATAACTGAACAGACGTTCAACTGGAGCACTAGAAGGCAGTGTAGTATTGTACTTCATGAAGAGCCGCTTAATCAAGGGAAATGCATGTAGGGAATCCATGGTTTTCACACTATCATCGAGGAACCGCCGgacttcttcctctgctgtgcttttatCAGCCCTGTTTGTCTtcccaaacacaaaaaactccTCGTCTGATCCATCATTTTCAGAGCTGATATTcacttcagctgcaggaggtgcTTTGGATTCCAAAGATGTTGCCTCCTGAATCACTGTTTTgcacatttcctctttcttttctggaGAAAGCCAACACAAGCGAAATTTGGGCATGGTGGTTGTTGCCATTTTTGCTTCATGGCTGCTCAGGACGGTACCGAAGCGACTGTCAAGTGCCTCAGTAACTGCAGTAATGATGTTTGCTGTGTAGGTTGCATGTAGCAATTTGTCAGACAGCTTAGATTTGAGGCTTAAGATTGTTGGAATGAGGAATCCAAGGTAGCACTTTTTCTCACCCTGTAGAAGATCAATGGATTGAGCAAGTGGCTGTAACACAGCTACATATTCCTTAAGAAAAGTCATCTCATGAGGGTGCAGTCTGCTCACTCCGAGCCTTCCGCAGATGTCGTCCAGCTGATCTTGCGTGAGTCCAATCAGTTTGGAAATAGCCATATATTCAGAGCTCCATCTTGTTACACATGGAACACAAACCTTCATGTTGGCAATATCTTCCACtgcttctgcagctgctgatgacCTGTGTGCTTTGTTCCATATGGCAGCACACTTTCCCATTGCACTTCGGTACACTTTGCGGGATGGTCCTTTTGATGCTGCTTTATCCACCTCATTAGTGGCTATCAGGTTGAGCGTGTGAGCAGCACATCTTTGAtgagggggaaggaaaaaatgaagctcctcatctccctccatctccagaaCTGCATCCATATCCATGAACCGTATTCCATCATCGAACTCGTCTGGTGCTGCCTCCTCAGTGGTTTCAAATTCACGGAAAGCCTTCACAAAGTTACTCCCGTTATCTGTAACTGTGGCCCTTACTTTGTGTTGTACTTTGTACTCTGCATGTATTTCACAGATTTTTGCAGCAAGGACATCGAAGGTATGCCGTCCCTTCACTCGTGCACAGGCCAGTGCTGCAGATTTCCTCTCCATCGTTTCCTCCTCAATCCAGTGGCATGTCATACCAAAGAAACTTCTGTTGTGTGCAGTCCATAAATCTGCTGTTGTGCACACATTTGTCACtttctgaagagttgcaatcaAGGTTTCTTTCATGACAGCAAATTCCTTCTCAATACGCTGAACTAGAGTCTTTCTGCACATGACTGTTTTGCCACCACTGATCCCCTCGATGAGCTTTTTAAACGAAGGTTGTTCCACCAAGGAGAAAGACTGGACATCGTCGATCACAAATTCCAATATCAGTGTACTGACTGCAGTCTGGGATATTCTCTGCCCAAGATCAAGTTTTAGTTGTTTATGGGGAACACGCAAGGTCTCTTGTCCATGTTCAGATTCAACAGGATTCATCTCCGACTGACTTGTATCTTCTTTGGTCAGAAGTAAATGTCTTGAATGCTTCCTCTGAGGAacacaaaaagcaaattaaaaatcaaGTATTGTAGGGTATGCTagatttattcagttttattaattGACTAATATCTATTCAGCTGTATTCAAGAATTACATCACatgctgtaataataataacagtaacaattattattagtgttattGTTACTACTATTTCTAGTAATAGCAGTTGTAAAACACACGTCACCCAAATTTACCCATACAAATTCTTAATATAATCATGCTTTAATTTTAATACCTTGTTGTCATCTAAAGTGTTAGTGACACGTTTCAGtcgctgcagatgttttatttttattatttttatgttatttatttatttattaacgtACAAGCCCCACAAGGTGGCAGTAACTACATTTCAAGTGAGTCAACGAGTTTTCTACGACAAGTCCttgcaaatgtttcacaataaaagcctaaTTGAGCTATTTATGCtagagggcttttaatttgaaacgcacacaggaagtgttgagtttGTATCAATGTCTTAATTTTAACAAGGCAAACGAAACCAAAACGAGGCTTCGGACTACAACATGTCTAATTATATGAGAAATAAAAGCTCTTGTGATTATTTAGCTAAATAACGTTACGGTATTCACACTCGAACGTCATGATCAAACTTCAAAACTACCAAAAATACTAAACACATCCCGGTCACCAGCAGCACAAACTACAGTcccaaaatatttttcagtaaCAGTAACGTAGTAAGTTAGTAACACTAGTGGCGGTAGTAGTAGTAGCGGCAACATTAGCAACAGTGACAGCCCGAGCCTGGTTAGCAAGCTAACTAATGTTAACTTTAGCTAAAGAAGTTTTGTgtagttagctaacattagcagttTTGCTTACctgtaaatgtttctttaaattggATGTCGAGTCCTTGGACgatgacaacattttcacagatggaagGCATAGCTTGCACTGTACAGTGATGTTGTTCCCCTTTTCGGCTTTAGAAACAAAGCAATGGCGAAATTTCCATCCAGTGAAAGCATTTTTAGTGCTCGATGCCATAATGACTAATGAACTGGCTATATGGCTTCACTTGAGAGCAGATCGCCGTTGTGTCAGACTTGTCGTGAACTGTCgtatgtgtgcgcgtgtgcattATGCATGGCATGGTAAGTGTTTGTATCGTGATGTATTTTAATTGTAATCGAACTAATAATCCCGTTTTTTTCCAGATGTACCGGTACTCGGATtacgtcttttttttctgtaactgtaACGGAatacagttacttttttttgtatcctaatTACGTAACGCCGTTACATGTAGTCCGTTACTTCCCAAGTCTGCATGTAAGAGTCGGGACAAAACTGAACTGGATCTGCTGTAACTtttaaaatacagagaaaaaaggcTAAAGGCTTCTTGGTGTGTGTTATTAAGCCCATCAGAATCAGatagttacagaaaaaaagtagaaaacagaCCCTGAACTATGAGGTTTGGGCAAAATTGATTGAGGAGCTGGCCacaaaactttttgttttttgttgttgtgattacaaaacaaaacttttctaTGAGTATGTCTGGCATGATGTCAGAGAGTGGGCTTTTCTTTCCGATgggagtaaaaaaataaaaaatacaaaaagccGCTTCAAAAAAACTCCAGACCTTAGCAGACAGAAACCACCTGGGCTGTACACCGTGTCTGCTCAGATTTACACTTTATTGGTTCCTATTGCGCTTAAATCCCCCTTCgtcgatcacacacacacacacacacacacacacacacacacacacacacacacacacacacacagacctccacAGTCACACGGTATCGATCGGCGATGCCTATGCGAAAAGTCTGGGGCCAAAAGCAGAGTGACAGCtaccaacaacacacaacacatttttaaaatcaaagcGCGGTGACAGATGTAGCATTTGGTGCCGTCACCACCCCCGACCTCCATCCTAACTCGATAACCTgtctcagccacacacacacacacacacacacacacacacacacacagtcagacacactcTAACCTTCCTCAGTTTCTGTAATCAGATATTGATTTAATGCAGCTCTAGATATCacatccatctcttcttctctgataTTTTGGTGCTTTTATGATGTTTGTCCAGGGGAGGTGAAGACACGCCTCTTGAGATATGGGCTACTTGGCCCTGCTGTGATAAAAATGAGATTTCattctttaatttatttgagcAATGGCCATTTCTCTcggaggggaaggaaaaaaaaaacataatgcatGGCTATTTGTTGCAAGGTGAGAAAGGATTCAGACCATTGCACCCTGCAGACTGTCATCATGGTGTTTCTGCTtcatattgtgttttgatttgatacctttttctcttttatttcctctcatccgaggaggtcagaggtcaagctCAGTTAGCAGTCTAGGGTTTTCCATGTCGTttgctatgtgtgtgtatgtggcgcGAGAGCTGttaaacaagaagaaaaaaaacaaaaaacacaacaattaccATCGTCGCGGTAACATTTAGTTACTGCcgcttaaaactaaaactgtaaTGGAGGGATTCCTGCTGGCTGCGTGGAAGAAGTTGCACACCATTTACCTGCTACTTACTGTGGgagcaaaatgaaaatttagACGTATTAGCACAGTGGTGTGCTGTATGAGAAGCAGTAATCCACTCCACACTGTGATTTACAATGAGGTAGAAGAGCCAAGAGGGTTTTAAGTAATCTGCGTCTTGTGGCTCTTTGCTTGCGCAGGACTCGACTCCCACAGTGCACATTAACCGTGGCATATTCAAAATAGCCCataaaaagtctgttttttgttttttatttggctTTTTAATGGCACTGAATGAAACACGGGCCTGAGTACAAACTTCCTTCCAGTAGCCTTCACACTGTTTAATGACCATTTATGTGTACTTATTATATTCCCCTCACTCTGGAAAAGAAATCTATACCAATCTGTGAGTGGAAATAAAGaatctaatttattttctatgtatggtgtgggggggggatgcAAAGAGGCCGATTAGTCTGGCTGATGTCACAGTTTTgagaagtaaacaaaaaagaaagaacaacaaatGGAGAAAGTGGAAGGAGGGAAttcaaagaaaagaggagagaaagaagaatgGGAGAAGGAGGAAACTCTGAGggcaacaaacagaaaaatacaatcCAAAAATtacagagaagaggaagaaagaaatgtgcTGGCACATGCTGTGTGAAATTCTGATTAATGAAAAGAACAGTAAAGACTTTGACTTCTGATGTTTCTTTAATGAAACATATCACAACCAAACACAAGAGTAAGTAGCTGAAGAAAAATGTACTCTGCTTGTTTTGGTGCAACGAGTGGCCTGCAGCTTGAATACTATAACTGACGACAAGGCGCGACAACACTCTCTGTTTCAGAGAGATGCcaggagacaaacagaagagaaaaactataatagaaaaaaataagaaaaataaaaataactgagTTTTTAAACCCACAAAGCGAGCTGCCCAACAGTTTATGCTTAAACTTACATCAAAATATGTGTTCTGTCCTAATAAAATTTCCACTTCCTTTAGCTTTCTGCATGTTACTTCTTTTCAACATCCCCATTGCTAGCAGCAAGCTGAAAATGGCAAGTTACTCACTAACACTAACCTGGTTGCTAAGGCCTCAGGACGTGCCAATAGAGGGATACCTATCGTGTCAAACTGAGAAGCGTCAGACCACCGACCTGGCTGCCATATCCAGTGCACTGGAAGTGAGAGCACGCTGGGCTGTGCAAGACtaaaacatactgtattgtGGTTTATCATGAAAGAGCCAAGTAGACAAatgaatggcacaacacaggagggccaactcccAGCTCAAGCCCCAActcaagactctgctgtctgaGGGAGAAAAATGATCCCTTTGacaacaacaatgtaaacatcttggccagagaagacagacggtttgaaagaggagtaaaggtGTTCCATcgatgtcaaactggaacgagTGTCTttaaacagaggaggtggcctatgACATTGCTTATCACCCAACCacaatgctgtactgagttctTTCCCCAGAACAGCCGTTCACACGTGGACTCACCTCGCCTTAGCAACCCGCATGGAGGCTGGTTTGGCAAGCGACCCACACATATtcttaacaactctgtaaggacactcccatgCAAAGTTTAAAAACCTGGAACTCCCCTCCAGTTGGTTAGACCCGGAGAATTATCTTGCATGAGAGGTGAGccgtcttcaagaaactgaaacaagtccagctgcctacaatacagcgcctagatttaccatgacctggctgactgagaaccttcatcaacatctaaGAAGACACATTCATGGTACCTGGGAATAAATATGTGttggacagagaggaggtgtAGCTGGTTGCAAACTGCATCCTCGCCattagatgccactaaatcctacacagtgGTCCTTTATGTCTGTGTAGTTACAAAACATACAGTTCACGATGCTTTatttgtgcacgtgtgtgtgtctctgtgtgtgaatcAAACAGAGTCTCTGCCTCTTTGGTGTGGAAAGTTAAATCAATCACCTCTGGGTGTGAGgatgaacagacacacactgcttaCACAAAAACTCCATATGTGTGTCTTTTAGGGGAAGTCCACAGTCTTTCagctgcttattttttttttctttgtgttgcactGGCATGTAaactctttgtctctgtggtgaactcattttcattgtttttttgttgttttttttcccccccataactgttttttattgttttggcttcaaaatAGAAAATGACTCAATCGCTGGCTTTATACTGTATGATGGAtttctgcccacacacacacacacacacacacacacacacacacgcacacacgcacagacacacacacacacacacacacacacacacacacacacacacacacacacacactgacagagactccgaaagagaaaaaagagaaagaatgaatTATTAATCATGCCATCTAATTATGGTGTGCGGCCCTGAGAGAGATATGATCCTGGGGAAATCACATCTAACAGTCATTTATCACAACAAATAGAGGGAAAAAACACTGgttagaggaggagagagaagaggagaagagaccAGAGAGGAGTGGGGAGGGCAGGAGATAAAAGGCCAACTCTCTGCTATCAGACTCTACTATTAAAATATGCTAAGCAGATGCGAGGATAGGGAGTCGAGAGGAAGGGTAAAAAGGATAGTCTAAAGTAGCGAATTAAGAGATGCCCGAGGGAAACTAAAACCCCCCATAAGAGCTCCTAAATGCCCCCTGAAACTGGGTTTAGAGGACGATACATggtggctaaaaaaaaaacaaggattaAATATGGAGGGAAAAGTAAGTAGAATTTAGTAACATAGTTATTACTTTTATCTGTATTTCTAAGTatccttcatgttttctttccaatCGAGTATTAAGTCTTCACCGAAGGTCGAGATTTGATGACACGTCAGAAACAGATTTTAGTAATGGCATTGTGTTCATCCCATCATTGACTTATTCATGAATAATGACTATATTTGGTATGTTAAATTAAATCCCCacaggttgttttgtttttcatgttagAAAGAGTGGAAACTTATGGAAAGACAACATTTGCCATGTAAAGTGGCAAGATGTGGTTTTGTACAACAAGGTAACATTTTTTGATTTCACATTTATCCCCCTTTAATCGGCGGACAAAAATGTTCTATTCTTTTGAATAtgcaaaatatatttctgtgcCATAATATATAGTCATATGGCGCTATTAAGTtatcaagtaaaaaaataaaaacaacacacatacaggttCCTTGTGACTAACAACTAAAGACAGATTTTTAAGAAGCACTCTGTGATCATACTTACTATGAGactaactgattaaaaaaatgtatggatTTGTGCTCAGCCGCTGCTCTCGGAAAGGAAATTGTAATATTCCATTGAGTGTCTGCATTAATAACTTAATTTGTTTAACAGAAAGAGTTTCTGGCccaggggcggctgtagcttagtgggtagagcaggtcgactaatgatcgaaaggtcgctgctcccggctccgggcaaggctgagctgcatgttgaagtgtccttgagcaagatactgaaccccacattgctgatcagtgagggccctgcgatgagctggcgacttgtccagggagtaccctgccctcgccctgagacaaggctgggattggctccagcagcaacactccgtgaccccatggaaagggatacGAGGTGAGAAGAGAAGCGGAAGTTTCTGGCCTGATGACGGccagaaacacatcagtctaATAAGTTGCTAATAAGTTGTTCTACCACATGTTGCTTCAGACTTTTTTGATCTCTTCacacttttttctgtctccttgcACCCTGGAAGTAGGTGAAGGTGTGCCAGGAACCCCTACT is a window from the Acanthopagrus latus isolate v.2019 chromosome 5, fAcaLat1.1, whole genome shotgun sequence genome containing:
- the LOC119019547 gene encoding uncharacterized protein LOC119019547; translation: MASSTKNAFTGWKFRHCFVSKAEKGNNITVQCKLCLPSVKMLSSSKDSTSNLKKHLQRKHSRHLLLTKEDTSQSEMNPVESEHGQETLRVPHKQLKLDLGQRISQTAVSTLILEFVIDDVQSFSLVEQPSFKKLIEGISGGKTVMCRKTLVQRIEKEFAVMKETLIATLQKVTNVCTTADLWTAHNRSFFGMTCHWIEEETMERKSAALACARVKGRHTFDVLAAKICEIHAEYKVQHKVRATVTDNGSNFVKAFREFETTEEAAPDEFDDGIRFMDMDAVLEMEGDEELHFFLPPHQRCAAHTLNLIATNEVDKAASKGPSRKVYRSAMGKCAAIWNKAHRSSAAAEAVEDIANMKVCVPCVTRWSSEYMAISKLIGLTQDQLDDICGRLGVSRLHPHEMTFLKEYVAVLQPLAQSIDLLQGEKKCYLGFLIPTILSLKSKLSDKLLHATYTANIITAVTEALDSRFGTVLSSHEAKMATTTMPKFRLCWLSPEKKEEMCKTVIQEATSLESKAPPAAEVNISSENDGSDEEFFVFGKTNRADKSTAEEEVRRFLDDSVKTMDSLHAFPLIKRLFMKYNTTLPSSAPVERLFSYGGNVLTSSRNRMSDDHMEQVLLLRYNRKFYPKLYFD